One Baekduia alba genomic window, CTTCACCCACATCTCGCGCCGTGCTTCTGCGGCCCCCGGAGTGTTCTGGGGGCCGTTTTCGCGTTGGTCGCCGGGCGCGCGGCGGAATCGAACCTCAGTGCGCGGCGGCCATCCGACCCAGGGCGCGGATGGTGGCGGTGTCGGGATCGAGGTCGCCCATGCCGCGGGTCTGGAGCTCGAGGTCGGCCAGCGTCTCCAACGCCCGCCGGAGCATCTCCGGGTCGGTGCCGCGAGCCTCCTTGATGCGGCGGTCCAGCGCCCACGGGCTGCCCTTGGTCGACGACTTCACCTGCGCGGGTGACTCGCCCGCCTCCAGCCGGTCGGCGATCGTGAGCACCTCGCGCAGCCGGCGCGCCATCAGCGGGATCAGCCGGCCGATCGCCTCGCCCTGCTCGCGCAGCTCGAGGAACGAGCGGAAGACCGTGCGGCGGTCGCGGGCGACGAGCGCGTCGACCAGGCCCCAGACCTGGATCTCGGCCGAGTCGGCCGCCGCGTCGGTCACGTCGTCGGCAGTGAGCCGGGCGCCTGGGCCGTGCTCGAGCGTGAGCTTCTCCAGCTCGCGCAGCAGCCGCTGCTGACGGTCGCCGACCTGGGCGACGAGCACCTGCGCGGCCCCGGGCTCGAGCTCGAGCCCGAGCCGCTTGGCCTCGGCCTGCACCCACTTCGGCAGCTCGCGCGACTTGACCGTCGCCTGCTCGATGACGTCGCCGCCGGCCTTGGCCACCGCCTTCGGCAGCGCCGCGGGCACCTTCGCCCGGCCGTCCTCGCGCGCGAAGAACGCGACGGTGGTGTCGGGCGCGAGGTTGGCGAGCGCCGGCACGACGTGCGCGTCGACGTCGGCCTGCTTCCAGCGCTCGGCGCCGTCGACGACCACGAAGCGACGCCCGATCGCGAACGTCATCGCGCTCAGCGCGAGCCCGACGTTCTCCGGCGTCGACGCGTCGCCGTCGATGACCTCGAGACCGCCGGCGCCGCTCTCGGCCTCCGCGCGCCCGCGCAGGG contains:
- the holA gene encoding DNA polymerase III subunit delta, yielding MATWKPAYLIHGDDHGRIAERRAALRGRAEAESGAGGLEVIDGDASTPENVGLALSAMTFAIGRRFVVVDGAERWKQADVDAHVVPALANLAPDTTVAFFAREDGRAKVPAALPKAVAKAGGDVIEQATVKSRELPKWVQAEAKRLGLELEPGAAQVLVAQVGDRQQRLLRELEKLTLEHGPGARLTADDVTDAAADSAEIQVWGLVDALVARDRRTVFRSFLELREQGEAIGRLIPLMARRLREVLTIADRLEAGESPAQVKSSTKGSPWALDRRIKEARGTDPEMLRRALETLADLELQTRGMGDLDPDTATIRALGRMAAAH